One genomic segment of Aminivibrio sp. includes these proteins:
- the dctP gene encoding TRAP transporter substrate-binding protein DctP — protein MHKRTKFALLLLAAVFAVSLAVPAMSSAAPEMTLRFAGQVPIEHTATKLMHQIADEVKEKTNGRIEIVVYPANQLGDYTLVYEELIRGTIDMAAISVPSQFDPRLEVTYINCFVRNFDEAKKVFAADGWLFKKMDELSSRLGVKLLGFQVEGFIGIGSTKPVNEPLNPDVDKGILVRIPNMDVYKLGAEAMGYKTVTVPWAEVYTALQTGVADGVDGMTPTAAYTMLKDVLKYWYDLNYSVENFNYMISQKTWEKLSPADQKVIADACAKVTEMSIELAKQDQEKHLELMRQAGIEVHTYSPEELKPIFTKVSATWDKLADKFSKELIEEFKQQYAPK, from the coding sequence ATGCATAAGAGAACAAAATTCGCCCTTCTTCTTCTCGCGGCCGTTTTTGCTGTATCTCTTGCCGTCCCGGCGATGTCCTCCGCAGCTCCGGAGATGACCCTTCGTTTTGCGGGGCAGGTTCCCATTGAGCATACCGCCACAAAGCTCATGCACCAGATTGCCGATGAAGTCAAGGAAAAGACGAACGGAAGAATCGAAATCGTCGTTTATCCCGCAAACCAGCTGGGCGATTATACCCTTGTCTATGAAGAGCTCATCCGGGGCACGATAGACATGGCCGCCATTTCCGTCCCCAGCCAGTTCGATCCCAGGCTGGAAGTAACCTACATAAACTGTTTCGTCAGGAATTTCGACGAAGCAAAGAAAGTCTTCGCCGCTGACGGATGGCTGTTCAAGAAAATGGACGAACTCAGCTCAAGGCTCGGCGTGAAGCTCCTCGGCTTCCAGGTTGAAGGCTTTATCGGCATCGGAAGCACGAAACCGGTCAACGAGCCCCTGAATCCCGATGTGGACAAGGGAATTCTCGTTCGTATCCCCAACATGGACGTGTACAAGCTCGGCGCGGAAGCAATGGGTTACAAGACCGTCACCGTTCCCTGGGCTGAAGTTTACACAGCCCTCCAGACCGGCGTTGCTGACGGCGTTGACGGAATGACCCCCACGGCAGCCTACACCATGCTTAAAGACGTGCTGAAGTACTGGTACGATCTGAATTACTCCGTTGAAAACTTCAATTACATGATAAGCCAGAAGACCTGGGAAAAACTCTCCCCGGCGGACCAGAAAGTCATTGCCGATGCATGCGCAAAGGTCACTGAAATGAGCATCGAACTTGCGAAGCAGGACCAGGAAAAGCATCTCGAGCTCATGAGACAGGCCGGCATCGAGGTTCATACCTATTCGCCCGAAGAGCTGAAGCCCATTTTCACGAAAGTTTCCGCCACATGGGACAAGCTTGCCGACAAGTTCTCCAAGGAACTGATAGAAGAGTTCAAACAGCAGTACGCCCCCAAATAA
- a CDS encoding TRAP transporter small permease — MSEREAMGCFPENRPDKKSPIDLVLLSFFSIVTVVCSLLLSVVISAAAFTRYIIGGDLYGFEEWVKLFAFWLYFMGGAYGAYNDTHVSADVVDSYMKEGTLKRAVIFLRNIITTGISILFTWYGYDFFMFGFMGPLGTGVAIPKTTVWQIPLWTSYLAVFLGLIFMTYYFFMRMLRSFRALIKGGIS, encoded by the coding sequence ATGTCAGAGCGCGAAGCCATGGGCTGTTTTCCTGAAAACAGGCCGGACAAAAAATCCCCGATTGACCTTGTCCTTTTGTCCTTTTTCTCCATTGTCACCGTTGTCTGCTCCCTTTTGCTTTCAGTGGTAATATCAGCTGCGGCCTTTACGCGCTACATCATCGGCGGTGACTTGTACGGCTTCGAGGAATGGGTGAAACTCTTCGCCTTCTGGCTGTATTTCATGGGAGGGGCTTACGGCGCCTACAACGACACCCATGTTTCCGCCGACGTAGTGGATTCATACATGAAGGAAGGAACTCTCAAGAGAGCAGTCATCTTTCTTCGGAATATCATCACCACAGGGATCAGTATTCTCTTCACTTGGTACGGATACGACTTTTTCATGTTCGGTTTCATGGGGCCCCTCGGCACAGGCGTTGCGATTCCCAAGACCACTGTCTGGCAGATTCCGCTCTGGACATCCTACCTGGCGGTCTTTCTCGGTCTCATTTTCATGACCTACTACTTTTTCATGAGAATGCTGCGCAGTTTCCGGGCTTTGATTAAAGGAGGAATTTCATGA
- a CDS encoding TRAP transporter large permease produces the protein MIYIAVLILLFCLMLGVPVPMSFMASTAWLLFFGGPQGAGYQTSMVLPYGFSSMNSIALISIALFIMAGGIMERGRIGEKLINLVDLLVGRIKGGLGVVGTISCAVFGSITGSACATLSCIGSIMFPRLREAGYPPGVAAAVMSNASLLGMLIPPNSTLIIFAWIGGQSILACFLSTVIPGIIMTTLISVVNCWLVRKNPDVKITEPVHGKEKMRLFRERGFSALPALMLPVIVLGGIYGGIMTPTEAAAVAVVYAIPTGMFIYKGLTWRGLWDSLVESAVTTGVVMVMLYSVMMLSRLYIMEDLPGKMLGLFRSVSENRWIILFMINIFLVIMGMLMDDISSVTLGTPILMPIIIELGFNPIHYAAIVGVNTGLGCITPPAAPVLYLGGRLGNAPIKEMMGPTLWIIAFAWVPTLLITTYFPKLSLFLPHFLLGTPW, from the coding sequence ATGATTTACATCGCCGTTCTGATCCTTCTTTTCTGTCTCATGCTCGGCGTCCCGGTTCCCATGAGCTTTATGGCATCGACCGCGTGGCTGCTCTTCTTCGGCGGTCCGCAGGGCGCCGGGTACCAGACGTCCATGGTTCTTCCCTATGGATTCAGCTCCATGAACAGCATCGCTCTCATCTCCATCGCTCTCTTCATAATGGCCGGGGGCATCATGGAGAGGGGAAGGATAGGGGAAAAGCTGATCAACCTCGTCGACCTTCTCGTCGGAAGAATAAAAGGCGGTCTCGGCGTCGTCGGAACGATCTCCTGCGCCGTTTTCGGATCCATTACCGGATCGGCATGCGCCACCCTTTCCTGCATCGGTTCCATTATGTTCCCGAGACTCAGGGAAGCAGGCTATCCCCCGGGCGTCGCAGCGGCGGTCATGTCCAACGCGTCTCTTCTCGGAATGCTCATACCTCCCAATTCGACACTCATCATCTTTGCCTGGATCGGGGGACAGTCAATTCTTGCCTGCTTCCTTTCGACAGTCATCCCCGGGATAATCATGACCACCCTCATATCCGTTGTAAATTGCTGGCTTGTCCGCAAAAACCCGGATGTCAAGATAACGGAGCCTGTCCACGGCAAGGAAAAAATGCGTCTCTTCAGGGAGAGAGGTTTTTCGGCCCTCCCCGCGCTCATGCTTCCCGTCATAGTTCTCGGTGGTATCTACGGAGGTATTATGACTCCCACCGAAGCGGCTGCCGTAGCAGTGGTGTACGCAATACCAACGGGCATGTTCATTTACAAGGGACTCACCTGGAGGGGACTGTGGGATTCTCTCGTCGAGTCGGCGGTCACCACTGGAGTTGTCATGGTAATGCTCTATTCGGTCATGATGCTCAGCAGGCTCTATATCATGGAGGATCTCCCCGGAAAGATGCTCGGTCTCTTCCGATCCGTCTCAGAAAATCGCTGGATAATTCTGTTCATGATCAATATATTCCTGGTCATCATGGGAATGCTCATGGATGATATCAGCTCAGTCACACTGGGAACCCCCATACTTATGCCCATAATCATCGAGCTTGGCTTCAATCCCATCCATTATGCGGCCATCGTGGGCGTCAATACGGGACTGGGATGCATCACTCCACCTGCGGCGCCCGTCCTGTACCTAGGGGGGCGATTGGGTAACGCGCCGATAAAGGAGATGATGGGCCCAACGCTCTGGATAATTGCATTTGCATGGGTCCCGACGCTCCTCATAACCACCTATTTCCCCAAGCTTTCTCTGTTTCTGCCCCATTTCCTGCTTGGGACTCCATGGTAA